One window of the Dreissena polymorpha isolate Duluth1 chromosome 5, UMN_Dpol_1.0, whole genome shotgun sequence genome contains the following:
- the LOC127881960 gene encoding POU domain protein 2-like isoform X2: protein MKDGDENDSVSKNHTIQMHQIPAMSHAGAAGGQQGGLQTLTLGQLQSPGLQQGLVFQSLYGQTALPVIPVSSPLGNLQLSTADLQQLQQQIQMQLQQQQLQQLQQQQQQLQQQSQATTLATLQQLAPWSLQALQSQMQPVSTLQTGQLTSMPGMQQIVLISPSQLTSLAGLQGLQPQLMIQAPGTNLVLGGFLIPGLTAAIPAISIAQPLTPIKPDTMTTLSLSQATHQQLPTTTASQQKPLTLTRMDSVGNSDSMSINADISTSGLASLLPEENIDLEELEQFAKSFKRRRIELGFTQGDVGLAMGKLYGNDFSQTTISRFEALNLSFKNMCKLKPLLSKWLDDAIQVTANNNADGDGDEGSMTPESISRRRKKRTSIETTLRVTLEKSFMSNPKPTGEEIANLADSLNMEKEVIRVWFCNRRQKEKRINPSTSYSTLQMMNQTFSVVANPSHTTSASHGVNANSDHQTSTATSVGDLITNATMTNAQGKTLPISLYCNSNNTITITPSNLSNVLTVLPVNSEDKMNHHTSHSGQNLIVHAVVNKS, encoded by the exons ATGAAGGATGGGGACGAGAATGACAGTGTGTCTAAGAACCATACCATTCAAATGCACCAG ATTCCTGCTATGAGCCATGCAGGGGCGGCGGGGGGTCAGCAGGGCGGGCTGCAGACTCTGACCCTGGGGCAGTTACAGAGCCCGGGCTTGCAGCAGGGCCTGGTCTTCCAGAGCCTGTATGGGCAGACAGCACTGCCTGTT ATACCGGTGTCAAGTCCACTGGGTAACCTCCAGCTGTCAACAGCAGACTTACAGCAACTTCAGCAGCAAATTCAAATGCAACTCCAGCAGCAGCAGCTTCAGCAGttacagcaacagcagcaacaactgcaaCAACAATCACAAGCTACAACACTGGCTACTCTGCAACAG CTGGCCCCCTGGTCCCTGCAGGCCCTACAGAGCCAGATGCAGCCAGTGAGTACACTCCAGACAGGTCAGCTGACCTCTATGCCCGGCATGCAGCAGATTGTGCTCATCAGCCCTTCCCAGCTCACCAGCCTGGCCGGACTGCAAGGCCTGCAACCGCAGCTGATGATACAGGCACCGGGAACCAACCTGGTACTA GGCGGGTTCCTAATCCCAGGTCTCACAGCGGCCATACCAGCGATATCAATCGCCCAGCCCCTCACCCCCATCAAGCCTGACACCATGACCACCCTATCCCTGAGCCAGGCCACACACCAGCAGTTGCCTACGACAACCGCCAGCCAGCAAAAACCATTGACCTTGACCCGGATGGATTCGGTTGGAAACTCTGATAGCATGTCGATCAACGCGGATATCAGCACTTCTGGACTCGCCTCTCTGTTACCA GAAGAAAATATTGACCTTGAGGAGCTTGAGcagtttgcaaagtccttcaaacGGAGGAGAATAGAGCTAG GATTCACACAAGGAGATGTGGGCCTTGCCATGGGTAAACTGTATGGGAATGACTTCAGCCAGACGACAATCTCTCGCTTTGAGGCACTGAACCTGAGCTTTAAGAACATGTGCAAACTAAAACCGTTGTTGAGCAAGTGGCTGGATGACGCCATTCAGGTCACAGCAAATAATAATGCTGACGGTGACGGGGATGAGGGTTCTATGACGCCAGAGTCCATCTCTAGGCGACGGAAGAAGCGTACCAGCATTGAGACAACGCTACGTGTGACGCTGGAGAAGAGTTTTATGAGCAATCCTAAACCTACTGGAGAGGAAATTGCCAATTTGGCTGACAGTCTAAACATGGAAAAGGAGGTTATACGTGTGTGGTTCTGTAACCGACGGCAGAAAGAAAAACGTATTAATCCTTCCACCTCTTATTCCACGTTGCAGATGATGAATCAGACATTTAGCGTTGTTGCTAACCCATCCCATACTACATCTGCAAGCCATGGGGTCAACGCAAACTCAGATCATCAGACGTCCACTGCGACCAGTGTCGGTGATCTTATTACAAACGCTACTATGACAAACGCTCAGGGAAAAACGTTGCCAATTTCGCTTTATTGTAACAGCAATAATACAATCACTATAACCCCATCAAACCTTTCAAATGTTCTCACAGTTTTACCTGTGAATTCAGAAGACAAAATGAATCACCACACATCACATAGTGGACAGAATTTAATTGTGCATGCTGTTGTCAACAAGTCATAG
- the LOC127881960 gene encoding POU domain protein 2-like isoform X4, producing MKDGDENDSVSKNHTIQMHQIPAMSHAGAAGGQQGGLQTLTLGQLQSPGLQQGLVFQSLYGQTALPVQIPVSSPLGNLQLSTADLQQLQQQIQMQLQQQQLQQLQQQQQQLQQQSQATTLATLQQALQSQMQPVSTLQTGQLTSMPGMQQIVLISPSQLTSLAGLQGLQPQLMIQAPGTNLVLGGFLIPGLTAAIPAISIAQPLTPIKPDTMTTLSLSQATHQQLPTTTASQQKPLTLTRMDSVGNSDSMSINADISTSGLASLLPEENIDLEELEQFAKSFKRRRIELGFTQGDVGLAMGKLYGNDFSQTTISRFEALNLSFKNMCKLKPLLSKWLDDAIQVTANNNADGDGDEGSMTPESISRRRKKRTSIETTLRVTLEKSFMSNPKPTGEEIANLADSLNMEKEVIRVWFCNRRQKEKRINPSTSYSTLQMMNQTFSVVANPSHTTSASHGVNANSDHQTSTATSVGDLITNATMTNAQGKTLPISLYCNSNNTITITPSNLSNVLTVLPVNSEDKMNHHTSHSGQNLIVHAVVNKS from the exons ATGAAGGATGGGGACGAGAATGACAGTGTGTCTAAGAACCATACCATTCAAATGCACCAG ATTCCTGCTATGAGCCATGCAGGGGCGGCGGGGGGTCAGCAGGGCGGGCTGCAGACTCTGACCCTGGGGCAGTTACAGAGCCCGGGCTTGCAGCAGGGCCTGGTCTTCCAGAGCCTGTATGGGCAGACAGCACTGCCTGTT CAGATACCGGTGTCAAGTCCACTGGGTAACCTCCAGCTGTCAACAGCAGACTTACAGCAACTTCAGCAGCAAATTCAAATGCAACTCCAGCAGCAGCAGCTTCAGCAGttacagcaacagcagcaacaactgcaaCAACAATCACAAGCTACAACACTGGCTACTCTGCAACAG GCCCTACAGAGCCAGATGCAGCCAGTGAGTACACTCCAGACAGGTCAGCTGACCTCTATGCCCGGCATGCAGCAGATTGTGCTCATCAGCCCTTCCCAGCTCACCAGCCTGGCCGGACTGCAAGGCCTGCAACCGCAGCTGATGATACAGGCACCGGGAACCAACCTGGTACTA GGCGGGTTCCTAATCCCAGGTCTCACAGCGGCCATACCAGCGATATCAATCGCCCAGCCCCTCACCCCCATCAAGCCTGACACCATGACCACCCTATCCCTGAGCCAGGCCACACACCAGCAGTTGCCTACGACAACCGCCAGCCAGCAAAAACCATTGACCTTGACCCGGATGGATTCGGTTGGAAACTCTGATAGCATGTCGATCAACGCGGATATCAGCACTTCTGGACTCGCCTCTCTGTTACCA GAAGAAAATATTGACCTTGAGGAGCTTGAGcagtttgcaaagtccttcaaacGGAGGAGAATAGAGCTAG GATTCACACAAGGAGATGTGGGCCTTGCCATGGGTAAACTGTATGGGAATGACTTCAGCCAGACGACAATCTCTCGCTTTGAGGCACTGAACCTGAGCTTTAAGAACATGTGCAAACTAAAACCGTTGTTGAGCAAGTGGCTGGATGACGCCATTCAGGTCACAGCAAATAATAATGCTGACGGTGACGGGGATGAGGGTTCTATGACGCCAGAGTCCATCTCTAGGCGACGGAAGAAGCGTACCAGCATTGAGACAACGCTACGTGTGACGCTGGAGAAGAGTTTTATGAGCAATCCTAAACCTACTGGAGAGGAAATTGCCAATTTGGCTGACAGTCTAAACATGGAAAAGGAGGTTATACGTGTGTGGTTCTGTAACCGACGGCAGAAAGAAAAACGTATTAATCCTTCCACCTCTTATTCCACGTTGCAGATGATGAATCAGACATTTAGCGTTGTTGCTAACCCATCCCATACTACATCTGCAAGCCATGGGGTCAACGCAAACTCAGATCATCAGACGTCCACTGCGACCAGTGTCGGTGATCTTATTACAAACGCTACTATGACAAACGCTCAGGGAAAAACGTTGCCAATTTCGCTTTATTGTAACAGCAATAATACAATCACTATAACCCCATCAAACCTTTCAAATGTTCTCACAGTTTTACCTGTGAATTCAGAAGACAAAATGAATCACCACACATCACATAGTGGACAGAATTTAATTGTGCATGCTGTTGTCAACAAGTCATAG
- the LOC127881960 gene encoding POU domain protein 2-like isoform X3: MKDGDENDSVSKNHTIQMHQIPAMSHAGAAGGQQGGLQTLTLGQLQSPGLQQGLVFQSLYGQTALPVQIPVSSPLGNLQLSTADLQQLQQQIQMQLQQQQLQQLQQQQQQLQQQSQATTLATLQQLAPWSLQALQSQMQPVSTLQTGQLTSMPGMQQIVLISPSQLTSLAGLQGLQPQLMIQAPGTNLGGFLIPGLTAAIPAISIAQPLTPIKPDTMTTLSLSQATHQQLPTTTASQQKPLTLTRMDSVGNSDSMSINADISTSGLASLLPEENIDLEELEQFAKSFKRRRIELGFTQGDVGLAMGKLYGNDFSQTTISRFEALNLSFKNMCKLKPLLSKWLDDAIQVTANNNADGDGDEGSMTPESISRRRKKRTSIETTLRVTLEKSFMSNPKPTGEEIANLADSLNMEKEVIRVWFCNRRQKEKRINPSTSYSTLQMMNQTFSVVANPSHTTSASHGVNANSDHQTSTATSVGDLITNATMTNAQGKTLPISLYCNSNNTITITPSNLSNVLTVLPVNSEDKMNHHTSHSGQNLIVHAVVNKS; this comes from the exons ATGAAGGATGGGGACGAGAATGACAGTGTGTCTAAGAACCATACCATTCAAATGCACCAG ATTCCTGCTATGAGCCATGCAGGGGCGGCGGGGGGTCAGCAGGGCGGGCTGCAGACTCTGACCCTGGGGCAGTTACAGAGCCCGGGCTTGCAGCAGGGCCTGGTCTTCCAGAGCCTGTATGGGCAGACAGCACTGCCTGTT CAGATACCGGTGTCAAGTCCACTGGGTAACCTCCAGCTGTCAACAGCAGACTTACAGCAACTTCAGCAGCAAATTCAAATGCAACTCCAGCAGCAGCAGCTTCAGCAGttacagcaacagcagcaacaactgcaaCAACAATCACAAGCTACAACACTGGCTACTCTGCAACAG CTGGCCCCCTGGTCCCTGCAGGCCCTACAGAGCCAGATGCAGCCAGTGAGTACACTCCAGACAGGTCAGCTGACCTCTATGCCCGGCATGCAGCAGATTGTGCTCATCAGCCCTTCCCAGCTCACCAGCCTGGCCGGACTGCAAGGCCTGCAACCGCAGCTGATGATACAGGCACCGGGAACCAACCTG GGCGGGTTCCTAATCCCAGGTCTCACAGCGGCCATACCAGCGATATCAATCGCCCAGCCCCTCACCCCCATCAAGCCTGACACCATGACCACCCTATCCCTGAGCCAGGCCACACACCAGCAGTTGCCTACGACAACCGCCAGCCAGCAAAAACCATTGACCTTGACCCGGATGGATTCGGTTGGAAACTCTGATAGCATGTCGATCAACGCGGATATCAGCACTTCTGGACTCGCCTCTCTGTTACCA GAAGAAAATATTGACCTTGAGGAGCTTGAGcagtttgcaaagtccttcaaacGGAGGAGAATAGAGCTAG GATTCACACAAGGAGATGTGGGCCTTGCCATGGGTAAACTGTATGGGAATGACTTCAGCCAGACGACAATCTCTCGCTTTGAGGCACTGAACCTGAGCTTTAAGAACATGTGCAAACTAAAACCGTTGTTGAGCAAGTGGCTGGATGACGCCATTCAGGTCACAGCAAATAATAATGCTGACGGTGACGGGGATGAGGGTTCTATGACGCCAGAGTCCATCTCTAGGCGACGGAAGAAGCGTACCAGCATTGAGACAACGCTACGTGTGACGCTGGAGAAGAGTTTTATGAGCAATCCTAAACCTACTGGAGAGGAAATTGCCAATTTGGCTGACAGTCTAAACATGGAAAAGGAGGTTATACGTGTGTGGTTCTGTAACCGACGGCAGAAAGAAAAACGTATTAATCCTTCCACCTCTTATTCCACGTTGCAGATGATGAATCAGACATTTAGCGTTGTTGCTAACCCATCCCATACTACATCTGCAAGCCATGGGGTCAACGCAAACTCAGATCATCAGACGTCCACTGCGACCAGTGTCGGTGATCTTATTACAAACGCTACTATGACAAACGCTCAGGGAAAAACGTTGCCAATTTCGCTTTATTGTAACAGCAATAATACAATCACTATAACCCCATCAAACCTTTCAAATGTTCTCACAGTTTTACCTGTGAATTCAGAAGACAAAATGAATCACCACACATCACATAGTGGACAGAATTTAATTGTGCATGCTGTTGTCAACAAGTCATAG
- the LOC127881960 gene encoding POU domain protein 2-like isoform X1, which translates to MKDGDENDSVSKNHTIQMHQIPAMSHAGAAGGQQGGLQTLTLGQLQSPGLQQGLVFQSLYGQTALPVQIPVSSPLGNLQLSTADLQQLQQQIQMQLQQQQLQQLQQQQQQLQQQSQATTLATLQQLAPWSLQALQSQMQPVSTLQTGQLTSMPGMQQIVLISPSQLTSLAGLQGLQPQLMIQAPGTNLVLGGFLIPGLTAAIPAISIAQPLTPIKPDTMTTLSLSQATHQQLPTTTASQQKPLTLTRMDSVGNSDSMSINADISTSGLASLLPEENIDLEELEQFAKSFKRRRIELGFTQGDVGLAMGKLYGNDFSQTTISRFEALNLSFKNMCKLKPLLSKWLDDAIQVTANNNADGDGDEGSMTPESISRRRKKRTSIETTLRVTLEKSFMSNPKPTGEEIANLADSLNMEKEVIRVWFCNRRQKEKRINPSTSYSTLQMMNQTFSVVANPSHTTSASHGVNANSDHQTSTATSVGDLITNATMTNAQGKTLPISLYCNSNNTITITPSNLSNVLTVLPVNSEDKMNHHTSHSGQNLIVHAVVNKS; encoded by the exons ATGAAGGATGGGGACGAGAATGACAGTGTGTCTAAGAACCATACCATTCAAATGCACCAG ATTCCTGCTATGAGCCATGCAGGGGCGGCGGGGGGTCAGCAGGGCGGGCTGCAGACTCTGACCCTGGGGCAGTTACAGAGCCCGGGCTTGCAGCAGGGCCTGGTCTTCCAGAGCCTGTATGGGCAGACAGCACTGCCTGTT CAGATACCGGTGTCAAGTCCACTGGGTAACCTCCAGCTGTCAACAGCAGACTTACAGCAACTTCAGCAGCAAATTCAAATGCAACTCCAGCAGCAGCAGCTTCAGCAGttacagcaacagcagcaacaactgcaaCAACAATCACAAGCTACAACACTGGCTACTCTGCAACAG CTGGCCCCCTGGTCCCTGCAGGCCCTACAGAGCCAGATGCAGCCAGTGAGTACACTCCAGACAGGTCAGCTGACCTCTATGCCCGGCATGCAGCAGATTGTGCTCATCAGCCCTTCCCAGCTCACCAGCCTGGCCGGACTGCAAGGCCTGCAACCGCAGCTGATGATACAGGCACCGGGAACCAACCTGGTACTA GGCGGGTTCCTAATCCCAGGTCTCACAGCGGCCATACCAGCGATATCAATCGCCCAGCCCCTCACCCCCATCAAGCCTGACACCATGACCACCCTATCCCTGAGCCAGGCCACACACCAGCAGTTGCCTACGACAACCGCCAGCCAGCAAAAACCATTGACCTTGACCCGGATGGATTCGGTTGGAAACTCTGATAGCATGTCGATCAACGCGGATATCAGCACTTCTGGACTCGCCTCTCTGTTACCA GAAGAAAATATTGACCTTGAGGAGCTTGAGcagtttgcaaagtccttcaaacGGAGGAGAATAGAGCTAG GATTCACACAAGGAGATGTGGGCCTTGCCATGGGTAAACTGTATGGGAATGACTTCAGCCAGACGACAATCTCTCGCTTTGAGGCACTGAACCTGAGCTTTAAGAACATGTGCAAACTAAAACCGTTGTTGAGCAAGTGGCTGGATGACGCCATTCAGGTCACAGCAAATAATAATGCTGACGGTGACGGGGATGAGGGTTCTATGACGCCAGAGTCCATCTCTAGGCGACGGAAGAAGCGTACCAGCATTGAGACAACGCTACGTGTGACGCTGGAGAAGAGTTTTATGAGCAATCCTAAACCTACTGGAGAGGAAATTGCCAATTTGGCTGACAGTCTAAACATGGAAAAGGAGGTTATACGTGTGTGGTTCTGTAACCGACGGCAGAAAGAAAAACGTATTAATCCTTCCACCTCTTATTCCACGTTGCAGATGATGAATCAGACATTTAGCGTTGTTGCTAACCCATCCCATACTACATCTGCAAGCCATGGGGTCAACGCAAACTCAGATCATCAGACGTCCACTGCGACCAGTGTCGGTGATCTTATTACAAACGCTACTATGACAAACGCTCAGGGAAAAACGTTGCCAATTTCGCTTTATTGTAACAGCAATAATACAATCACTATAACCCCATCAAACCTTTCAAATGTTCTCACAGTTTTACCTGTGAATTCAGAAGACAAAATGAATCACCACACATCACATAGTGGACAGAATTTAATTGTGCATGCTGTTGTCAACAAGTCATAG